In one window of Bos taurus isolate L1 Dominette 01449 registration number 42190680 breed Hereford chromosome 4, ARS-UCD2.0, whole genome shotgun sequence DNA:
- the CRYGN gene encoding gamma-crystallin N, which yields MAQRSGKITLYEGKHFTGRKLEVFGDCDNFQDHGFMNRVNSVRVESGAWVCFDHPDFRGQQFILEHGDYPDFYRWNGHNDHMGSCRPVRMHGEHFRLEIFEGCNFTGQCLEFKEDCPFLQSRGWTKNCVNAIKAYGDGAWVLYEEPNYRGRMYLVERGDFRSFSDWEAPSARVQSLRRVANF from the exons ATGGCGCAGCGCTCGGGAAAG ATCACACTCTACGAGGGCAAGCACTTCACGGGCAGGAAGCTGGAGGTCTTCGGGGACTGTGACAACTTCCAGGATCACGGCTTCATGAACAGGGTGAACTCGGTCCGCGTGGAGAGTGGGGCCTGGGTCTGCTTCGACCACCCCGACTTCCGGGGCCAGCAGTTCATCCTGGAGCACGGCGACTACCCCGACTTCTACCGCTGGAACGGCCACAACGACCACATGGGCTCCTGTCGGCCCGTGAGGATG CACGGGGAACACTTCCGCTTAGAAATCTTCGAGGGCTGCAACTTCACGGGCCAGTGCCTGGAGTTCAAGGAAGACTGTCCCTTCCTTCAGAGTCGGGGCTGGACCAAGAACTGTGTCAACGCCATCAAGGCGTACGGGGACGGAGC GTGGGTTCTCTACGAGGAGCCCAACTACCGAGGCCGCATGTATCTGGTGGAGAGGGGCGACTTCCGCAGCTTCTCCGACTGGGAGGCCCCCAGCGCGCGCGTCCAATCCCTCCGCCGGGTGGCCAACTTCTAA